A genomic window from Aquila chrysaetos chrysaetos chromosome 21, bAquChr1.4, whole genome shotgun sequence includes:
- the RPS6KA6 gene encoding ribosomal protein S6 kinase alpha-6 isoform X4, translating to MADEPMEEGEPYSYHDEGSVKEIPITHHVKEGCEKADPAQFELLKVLGQGSFGKVFLVRKIIGPDAGQLYAMKVLKKASLKVRDRVRTKMERDILVEVNHPFIVKLHYAFQTEGKLYLILDFLRGGDVFTRLSKEVMFTEEDVKFYLAELALALDHLHSLGIVYRDLKPENILLDEAGHIKLTDFGLSKESVDQEKKAYSFCGTVEYMAPEVVNRRGHNQSADWWSFGVLMFEMLTGTLPFQGKDRNETMNMILKAKLGMPQFLSPEAQSLLRMLFKRNPSNRLGAGSDGVEEIKRHPFFSTVDWNKLFRREIQPPFKPASGKPEDTFCFDPEFTAKTPKDSPGVPPSANAHQLFKGFSFVATTTVEDHKISPLTNILPIVQQLHGNSAQFTDVYELKEDIGVGSYSVCKRCIHIATNMEFAVKIIDKSKRDPSEEIEILMRYGQHPNIITLKDVYDDGRFIYLVTELMKGGELLDRILRQKFFSEREASAVLYTITKTVDYLHCQGVVHRDLKPSNILYMDDSNNADSIRICDFGFAKQLRGENGLLLTPCYTANFVAPEVLMRQGYDAACDIWSLGVLLYTMLAGYTPFANGPNDTPEEILVRIGSGKFSLSGGNWDTVSDAAKDLLSHMLHVDPHQRYTAEQVLKHSWIACRDQLPHYQLNRQDAPHLVKGAMAATYSALNHKTFQPVLEPVAASSLAQRRSMKKLTSTDL from the exons ATGGCAGATGAGCCCATGGAAGAAGGTGAACCATATTCCTACCAC GATGAAGGAAGTGTGAAAGAAATCCCTATTACACACCATGTGAAAGAAGGATGTGAGAAAGCAGATCCAGCACAGTTTGAACTACTTAAGGTTCTTGGACAGGGATCATTTGGAAAG GTCTTCCTCGTACGGAAAATAATCGGTCCTGATGCTGGGCAGCTTTATGCAATGAAAGTATTgaaaaaagcttctttaaaaG ttcgCGATAGAGTTCGTACAAAAATGGAGAGAGATATATTAGTAGAAGTAAATCATCCATTTATCGTCAAACTGCACTATG cctttcagaCTGAAGGGAAGCTATATTTAATATTGGATTTTCTCAGGGGAGGAGATGTATTCACGCGATTATCCAAAGAG GTTATGTTTACAGAGGAAGATGTGAAATTCTACCTCGCAGAACTGGCCCTTGCTTTGGATCACCTTCACAGCTTGGGAATTGTATACAGGGACCTGAAGCcagaaaa cattttgcttgATGAAGCAGGACATATCAAGTTAACAG ACTTTGGACTCAGCAAAGAATCAGTAGATCAAGAGAAGAAGGCCTATTCTTTCTGTGGTACTGTAGAATACATGGCACCTGAAGTAGTAAACAGGCGAGGGCACAACCAGAGTGCTGACTGGTGGTCCTTTGGTGTTCTCATG tttgaaatgctTACTGGTACACTACCATTTCAAGGTAAAGATCGAAATGAAACTATGAATATGATACTGAA agcAAAACTTGGAATGCCTCAGTTCCTCAGCCCTGAAGCACAAAGTCTTCTGAGGATGTTGTTTAAAAGGAACCCATCAAATAGATTAG gAGCTGGTTCAGATGGAGTTGAAGAAATCAAGagacatccttttttttctactgttgaCTGGAAT AAACTGTTCAGAAGAGAAATTCAACCCCCATTTAAACCTGCTTCTGGAAAGCCAGAAGATACCTTTTGTTTTGATCCAGAATTCACAGCAAAAACACCAAAAG ATTCTCCAGGAGTCCCACCTAGTGCGAATGCACATCAACTCTTCAAAGGATTTAGTTTTGTTGCGACTACTACTGTAGAAGATCATAAAATATCGCCACTCACCAATATTCTGCCAATAGTACag caacttcaTGGAAACAGCGCACAGTTTACTGATGTATATGAACTGAAGGAAGATATTGGTGTTGGTTCCTACTCTGTTTGCAAGCGATGTATACACATAGCTACAAATATGGAGTTTGCTGTAAAG ATAATTGATAAAAGTAAGAGGGATCCTTCAGAAGAAATTGAGATTCTCATGCGTTATGGACAACATCCAAATATTATTACTTTAAAGGAT GTATATGATGATGGTAGATTCATATACCTTGTCACTGAACTGATGAAAGGAGGAGAGCTGCTTGATCGAATTCTCAGACAGAAGTTCTTCTCGGAACGAGAGGCTAGCGCTGTGTTATACACTATAACTAAGACTGTGGACTACCTGCACTGCCAAGGA GTAGTGCATCGAGACCTTAAACCTAGTAATATTTTATACATGGATGATTCAAATAATGCTGATTCTATCAGGATTTGTGATTTTGGATTTGCAAAACAACTTCGAGGAGAAAACGGACTACTTCTGACTCCATGCTACACTGCAAACTTTGTGGCACCAGAG GTTCTCATGAGACAGGGATATGATGCTGCTTGTGACATATGGAGCTTGGGTGTTCTCCTTTACACAATGTTGGCAGG CTATACTCCATTTGCCAATGGTCCTAACGATACTCCAGAGGAGATCCTGGTACGGATAGGCAGTGGAAAATTCTCTTTAAGTGGAGGCAACTGGGACACTGTTTCAGATGCAGCAAAG GACTTGTTATCACATATGCTTCATGTAGATCCACATCAGCGGTATACAGCAGAGCAAGTATTAAAACATTCGTGGATAGCCTGTAGGGACCAGTTGCCGCATTATCAACTGAACAGGCAAGATGCACCACATCTAGTAAAG GGAGCCATGGCTGCTACATATTCTGCACTGAATCACAAGACATTTCAGCCAGTGTTAGAGCCTGTTGCAGCCTCAAGTTTAGCTCAGCGACGGAGCATGAAAAAGCTAACATCAACAGACTTATAG
- the RPS6KA6 gene encoding ribosomal protein S6 kinase alpha-6 isoform X3 — MVPFAPLEDAEEPEPCHKMELYVSGGEDEGSVKEIPITHHVKEGCEKADPAQFELLKVLGQGSFGKVFLVRKIIGPDAGQLYAMKVLKKASLKVRDRVRTKMERDILVEVNHPFIVKLHYAFQTEGKLYLILDFLRGGDVFTRLSKEVMFTEEDVKFYLAELALALDHLHSLGIVYRDLKPENILLDEAGHIKLTDFGLSKESVDQEKKAYSFCGTVEYMAPEVVNRRGHNQSADWWSFGVLMFEMLTGTLPFQGKDRNETMNMILKAKLGMPQFLSPEAQSLLRMLFKRNPSNRLGAGSDGVEEIKRHPFFSTVDWNKLFRREIQPPFKPASGKPEDTFCFDPEFTAKTPKDSPGVPPSANAHQLFKGFSFVATTTVEDHKISPLTNILPIVQQLHGNSAQFTDVYELKEDIGVGSYSVCKRCIHIATNMEFAVKIIDKSKRDPSEEIEILMRYGQHPNIITLKDVYDDGRFIYLVTELMKGGELLDRILRQKFFSEREASAVLYTITKTVDYLHCQGVVHRDLKPSNILYMDDSNNADSIRICDFGFAKQLRGENGLLLTPCYTANFVAPEVLMRQGYDAACDIWSLGVLLYTMLAGYTPFANGPNDTPEEILVRIGSGKFSLSGGNWDTVSDAAKDLLSHMLHVDPHQRYTAEQVLKHSWIACRDQLPHYQLNRQDAPHLVKGAMAATYSALNHKTFQPVLEPVAASSLAQRRSMKKLTSTDL; from the exons ATGGTGCCGTTCGCTCCGCTGGAGGACGCGGAGGAGCCGGAGCCCTGCCACAAAATGGAGCTGTACGTGAGCGGCGGCGAG GATGAAGGAAGTGTGAAAGAAATCCCTATTACACACCATGTGAAAGAAGGATGTGAGAAAGCAGATCCAGCACAGTTTGAACTACTTAAGGTTCTTGGACAGGGATCATTTGGAAAG GTCTTCCTCGTACGGAAAATAATCGGTCCTGATGCTGGGCAGCTTTATGCAATGAAAGTATTgaaaaaagcttctttaaaaG ttcgCGATAGAGTTCGTACAAAAATGGAGAGAGATATATTAGTAGAAGTAAATCATCCATTTATCGTCAAACTGCACTATG cctttcagaCTGAAGGGAAGCTATATTTAATATTGGATTTTCTCAGGGGAGGAGATGTATTCACGCGATTATCCAAAGAG GTTATGTTTACAGAGGAAGATGTGAAATTCTACCTCGCAGAACTGGCCCTTGCTTTGGATCACCTTCACAGCTTGGGAATTGTATACAGGGACCTGAAGCcagaaaa cattttgcttgATGAAGCAGGACATATCAAGTTAACAG ACTTTGGACTCAGCAAAGAATCAGTAGATCAAGAGAAGAAGGCCTATTCTTTCTGTGGTACTGTAGAATACATGGCACCTGAAGTAGTAAACAGGCGAGGGCACAACCAGAGTGCTGACTGGTGGTCCTTTGGTGTTCTCATG tttgaaatgctTACTGGTACACTACCATTTCAAGGTAAAGATCGAAATGAAACTATGAATATGATACTGAA agcAAAACTTGGAATGCCTCAGTTCCTCAGCCCTGAAGCACAAAGTCTTCTGAGGATGTTGTTTAAAAGGAACCCATCAAATAGATTAG gAGCTGGTTCAGATGGAGTTGAAGAAATCAAGagacatccttttttttctactgttgaCTGGAAT AAACTGTTCAGAAGAGAAATTCAACCCCCATTTAAACCTGCTTCTGGAAAGCCAGAAGATACCTTTTGTTTTGATCCAGAATTCACAGCAAAAACACCAAAAG ATTCTCCAGGAGTCCCACCTAGTGCGAATGCACATCAACTCTTCAAAGGATTTAGTTTTGTTGCGACTACTACTGTAGAAGATCATAAAATATCGCCACTCACCAATATTCTGCCAATAGTACag caacttcaTGGAAACAGCGCACAGTTTACTGATGTATATGAACTGAAGGAAGATATTGGTGTTGGTTCCTACTCTGTTTGCAAGCGATGTATACACATAGCTACAAATATGGAGTTTGCTGTAAAG ATAATTGATAAAAGTAAGAGGGATCCTTCAGAAGAAATTGAGATTCTCATGCGTTATGGACAACATCCAAATATTATTACTTTAAAGGAT GTATATGATGATGGTAGATTCATATACCTTGTCACTGAACTGATGAAAGGAGGAGAGCTGCTTGATCGAATTCTCAGACAGAAGTTCTTCTCGGAACGAGAGGCTAGCGCTGTGTTATACACTATAACTAAGACTGTGGACTACCTGCACTGCCAAGGA GTAGTGCATCGAGACCTTAAACCTAGTAATATTTTATACATGGATGATTCAAATAATGCTGATTCTATCAGGATTTGTGATTTTGGATTTGCAAAACAACTTCGAGGAGAAAACGGACTACTTCTGACTCCATGCTACACTGCAAACTTTGTGGCACCAGAG GTTCTCATGAGACAGGGATATGATGCTGCTTGTGACATATGGAGCTTGGGTGTTCTCCTTTACACAATGTTGGCAGG CTATACTCCATTTGCCAATGGTCCTAACGATACTCCAGAGGAGATCCTGGTACGGATAGGCAGTGGAAAATTCTCTTTAAGTGGAGGCAACTGGGACACTGTTTCAGATGCAGCAAAG GACTTGTTATCACATATGCTTCATGTAGATCCACATCAGCGGTATACAGCAGAGCAAGTATTAAAACATTCGTGGATAGCCTGTAGGGACCAGTTGCCGCATTATCAACTGAACAGGCAAGATGCACCACATCTAGTAAAG GGAGCCATGGCTGCTACATATTCTGCACTGAATCACAAGACATTTCAGCCAGTGTTAGAGCCTGTTGCAGCCTCAAGTTTAGCTCAGCGACGGAGCATGAAAAAGCTAACATCAACAGACTTATAG
- the RPS6KA6 gene encoding ribosomal protein S6 kinase alpha-6 isoform X2 codes for MVPFAPLEDAEEPEPCHKMELYVSGGELNGLKMADEPMEEGEPYSYHDEGSVKEIPITHHVKEGCEKADPAQFELLKVLGQGSFGKVFLVRKIIGPDAGQLYAMKVLKKASLKVRDRVRTKMERDILVEVNHPFIVKLHYAFQTEGKLYLILDFLRGGDVFTRLSKEVMFTEEDVKFYLAELALALDHLHSLGIVYRDLKPENILLDEAGHIKLTDFGLSKESVDQEKKAYSFCGTVEYMAPEVVNRRGHNQSADWWSFGVLMFEMLTGTLPFQGKDRNETMNMILKAKLGMPQFLSPEAQSLLRMLFKRNPSNRLGAGSDGVEEIKRHPFFSTVDWNKLFRREIQPPFKPASGKPEDTFCFDPEFTAKTPKDSPGVPPSANAHQLFKGFSFVATTTVEDHKISPLTNILPIVQLHGNSAQFTDVYELKEDIGVGSYSVCKRCIHIATNMEFAVKIIDKSKRDPSEEIEILMRYGQHPNIITLKDVYDDGRFIYLVTELMKGGELLDRILRQKFFSEREASAVLYTITKTVDYLHCQGVVHRDLKPSNILYMDDSNNADSIRICDFGFAKQLRGENGLLLTPCYTANFVAPEVLMRQGYDAACDIWSLGVLLYTMLAGYTPFANGPNDTPEEILVRIGSGKFSLSGGNWDTVSDAAKDLLSHMLHVDPHQRYTAEQVLKHSWIACRDQLPHYQLNRQDAPHLVKGAMAATYSALNHKTFQPVLEPVAASSLAQRRSMKKLTSTDL; via the exons ATGGTGCCGTTCGCTCCGCTGGAGGACGCGGAGGAGCCGGAGCCCTGCCACAAAATGGAGCTGTACGTGAGCGGCGGCGAG ctAAATGGCCTTAAAATGGCAGATGAGCCCATGGAAGAAGGTGAACCATATTCCTACCAC GATGAAGGAAGTGTGAAAGAAATCCCTATTACACACCATGTGAAAGAAGGATGTGAGAAAGCAGATCCAGCACAGTTTGAACTACTTAAGGTTCTTGGACAGGGATCATTTGGAAAG GTCTTCCTCGTACGGAAAATAATCGGTCCTGATGCTGGGCAGCTTTATGCAATGAAAGTATTgaaaaaagcttctttaaaaG ttcgCGATAGAGTTCGTACAAAAATGGAGAGAGATATATTAGTAGAAGTAAATCATCCATTTATCGTCAAACTGCACTATG cctttcagaCTGAAGGGAAGCTATATTTAATATTGGATTTTCTCAGGGGAGGAGATGTATTCACGCGATTATCCAAAGAG GTTATGTTTACAGAGGAAGATGTGAAATTCTACCTCGCAGAACTGGCCCTTGCTTTGGATCACCTTCACAGCTTGGGAATTGTATACAGGGACCTGAAGCcagaaaa cattttgcttgATGAAGCAGGACATATCAAGTTAACAG ACTTTGGACTCAGCAAAGAATCAGTAGATCAAGAGAAGAAGGCCTATTCTTTCTGTGGTACTGTAGAATACATGGCACCTGAAGTAGTAAACAGGCGAGGGCACAACCAGAGTGCTGACTGGTGGTCCTTTGGTGTTCTCATG tttgaaatgctTACTGGTACACTACCATTTCAAGGTAAAGATCGAAATGAAACTATGAATATGATACTGAA agcAAAACTTGGAATGCCTCAGTTCCTCAGCCCTGAAGCACAAAGTCTTCTGAGGATGTTGTTTAAAAGGAACCCATCAAATAGATTAG gAGCTGGTTCAGATGGAGTTGAAGAAATCAAGagacatccttttttttctactgttgaCTGGAAT AAACTGTTCAGAAGAGAAATTCAACCCCCATTTAAACCTGCTTCTGGAAAGCCAGAAGATACCTTTTGTTTTGATCCAGAATTCACAGCAAAAACACCAAAAG ATTCTCCAGGAGTCCCACCTAGTGCGAATGCACATCAACTCTTCAAAGGATTTAGTTTTGTTGCGACTACTACTGTAGAAGATCATAAAATATCGCCACTCACCAATATTCTGCCAATAGTACag cttcaTGGAAACAGCGCACAGTTTACTGATGTATATGAACTGAAGGAAGATATTGGTGTTGGTTCCTACTCTGTTTGCAAGCGATGTATACACATAGCTACAAATATGGAGTTTGCTGTAAAG ATAATTGATAAAAGTAAGAGGGATCCTTCAGAAGAAATTGAGATTCTCATGCGTTATGGACAACATCCAAATATTATTACTTTAAAGGAT GTATATGATGATGGTAGATTCATATACCTTGTCACTGAACTGATGAAAGGAGGAGAGCTGCTTGATCGAATTCTCAGACAGAAGTTCTTCTCGGAACGAGAGGCTAGCGCTGTGTTATACACTATAACTAAGACTGTGGACTACCTGCACTGCCAAGGA GTAGTGCATCGAGACCTTAAACCTAGTAATATTTTATACATGGATGATTCAAATAATGCTGATTCTATCAGGATTTGTGATTTTGGATTTGCAAAACAACTTCGAGGAGAAAACGGACTACTTCTGACTCCATGCTACACTGCAAACTTTGTGGCACCAGAG GTTCTCATGAGACAGGGATATGATGCTGCTTGTGACATATGGAGCTTGGGTGTTCTCCTTTACACAATGTTGGCAGG CTATACTCCATTTGCCAATGGTCCTAACGATACTCCAGAGGAGATCCTGGTACGGATAGGCAGTGGAAAATTCTCTTTAAGTGGAGGCAACTGGGACACTGTTTCAGATGCAGCAAAG GACTTGTTATCACATATGCTTCATGTAGATCCACATCAGCGGTATACAGCAGAGCAAGTATTAAAACATTCGTGGATAGCCTGTAGGGACCAGTTGCCGCATTATCAACTGAACAGGCAAGATGCACCACATCTAGTAAAG GGAGCCATGGCTGCTACATATTCTGCACTGAATCACAAGACATTTCAGCCAGTGTTAGAGCCTGTTGCAGCCTCAAGTTTAGCTCAGCGACGGAGCATGAAAAAGCTAACATCAACAGACTTATAG
- the RPS6KA6 gene encoding ribosomal protein S6 kinase alpha-6 isoform X1: MVPFAPLEDAEEPEPCHKMELYVSGGELNGLKMADEPMEEGEPYSYHDEGSVKEIPITHHVKEGCEKADPAQFELLKVLGQGSFGKVFLVRKIIGPDAGQLYAMKVLKKASLKVRDRVRTKMERDILVEVNHPFIVKLHYAFQTEGKLYLILDFLRGGDVFTRLSKEVMFTEEDVKFYLAELALALDHLHSLGIVYRDLKPENILLDEAGHIKLTDFGLSKESVDQEKKAYSFCGTVEYMAPEVVNRRGHNQSADWWSFGVLMFEMLTGTLPFQGKDRNETMNMILKAKLGMPQFLSPEAQSLLRMLFKRNPSNRLGAGSDGVEEIKRHPFFSTVDWNKLFRREIQPPFKPASGKPEDTFCFDPEFTAKTPKDSPGVPPSANAHQLFKGFSFVATTTVEDHKISPLTNILPIVQQLHGNSAQFTDVYELKEDIGVGSYSVCKRCIHIATNMEFAVKIIDKSKRDPSEEIEILMRYGQHPNIITLKDVYDDGRFIYLVTELMKGGELLDRILRQKFFSEREASAVLYTITKTVDYLHCQGVVHRDLKPSNILYMDDSNNADSIRICDFGFAKQLRGENGLLLTPCYTANFVAPEVLMRQGYDAACDIWSLGVLLYTMLAGYTPFANGPNDTPEEILVRIGSGKFSLSGGNWDTVSDAAKDLLSHMLHVDPHQRYTAEQVLKHSWIACRDQLPHYQLNRQDAPHLVKGAMAATYSALNHKTFQPVLEPVAASSLAQRRSMKKLTSTDL, from the exons ATGGTGCCGTTCGCTCCGCTGGAGGACGCGGAGGAGCCGGAGCCCTGCCACAAAATGGAGCTGTACGTGAGCGGCGGCGAG ctAAATGGCCTTAAAATGGCAGATGAGCCCATGGAAGAAGGTGAACCATATTCCTACCAC GATGAAGGAAGTGTGAAAGAAATCCCTATTACACACCATGTGAAAGAAGGATGTGAGAAAGCAGATCCAGCACAGTTTGAACTACTTAAGGTTCTTGGACAGGGATCATTTGGAAAG GTCTTCCTCGTACGGAAAATAATCGGTCCTGATGCTGGGCAGCTTTATGCAATGAAAGTATTgaaaaaagcttctttaaaaG ttcgCGATAGAGTTCGTACAAAAATGGAGAGAGATATATTAGTAGAAGTAAATCATCCATTTATCGTCAAACTGCACTATG cctttcagaCTGAAGGGAAGCTATATTTAATATTGGATTTTCTCAGGGGAGGAGATGTATTCACGCGATTATCCAAAGAG GTTATGTTTACAGAGGAAGATGTGAAATTCTACCTCGCAGAACTGGCCCTTGCTTTGGATCACCTTCACAGCTTGGGAATTGTATACAGGGACCTGAAGCcagaaaa cattttgcttgATGAAGCAGGACATATCAAGTTAACAG ACTTTGGACTCAGCAAAGAATCAGTAGATCAAGAGAAGAAGGCCTATTCTTTCTGTGGTACTGTAGAATACATGGCACCTGAAGTAGTAAACAGGCGAGGGCACAACCAGAGTGCTGACTGGTGGTCCTTTGGTGTTCTCATG tttgaaatgctTACTGGTACACTACCATTTCAAGGTAAAGATCGAAATGAAACTATGAATATGATACTGAA agcAAAACTTGGAATGCCTCAGTTCCTCAGCCCTGAAGCACAAAGTCTTCTGAGGATGTTGTTTAAAAGGAACCCATCAAATAGATTAG gAGCTGGTTCAGATGGAGTTGAAGAAATCAAGagacatccttttttttctactgttgaCTGGAAT AAACTGTTCAGAAGAGAAATTCAACCCCCATTTAAACCTGCTTCTGGAAAGCCAGAAGATACCTTTTGTTTTGATCCAGAATTCACAGCAAAAACACCAAAAG ATTCTCCAGGAGTCCCACCTAGTGCGAATGCACATCAACTCTTCAAAGGATTTAGTTTTGTTGCGACTACTACTGTAGAAGATCATAAAATATCGCCACTCACCAATATTCTGCCAATAGTACag caacttcaTGGAAACAGCGCACAGTTTACTGATGTATATGAACTGAAGGAAGATATTGGTGTTGGTTCCTACTCTGTTTGCAAGCGATGTATACACATAGCTACAAATATGGAGTTTGCTGTAAAG ATAATTGATAAAAGTAAGAGGGATCCTTCAGAAGAAATTGAGATTCTCATGCGTTATGGACAACATCCAAATATTATTACTTTAAAGGAT GTATATGATGATGGTAGATTCATATACCTTGTCACTGAACTGATGAAAGGAGGAGAGCTGCTTGATCGAATTCTCAGACAGAAGTTCTTCTCGGAACGAGAGGCTAGCGCTGTGTTATACACTATAACTAAGACTGTGGACTACCTGCACTGCCAAGGA GTAGTGCATCGAGACCTTAAACCTAGTAATATTTTATACATGGATGATTCAAATAATGCTGATTCTATCAGGATTTGTGATTTTGGATTTGCAAAACAACTTCGAGGAGAAAACGGACTACTTCTGACTCCATGCTACACTGCAAACTTTGTGGCACCAGAG GTTCTCATGAGACAGGGATATGATGCTGCTTGTGACATATGGAGCTTGGGTGTTCTCCTTTACACAATGTTGGCAGG CTATACTCCATTTGCCAATGGTCCTAACGATACTCCAGAGGAGATCCTGGTACGGATAGGCAGTGGAAAATTCTCTTTAAGTGGAGGCAACTGGGACACTGTTTCAGATGCAGCAAAG GACTTGTTATCACATATGCTTCATGTAGATCCACATCAGCGGTATACAGCAGAGCAAGTATTAAAACATTCGTGGATAGCCTGTAGGGACCAGTTGCCGCATTATCAACTGAACAGGCAAGATGCACCACATCTAGTAAAG GGAGCCATGGCTGCTACATATTCTGCACTGAATCACAAGACATTTCAGCCAGTGTTAGAGCCTGTTGCAGCCTCAAGTTTAGCTCAGCGACGGAGCATGAAAAAGCTAACATCAACAGACTTATAG